The genomic DNA GCGATAACGAAAGTTCATTCACTAAAAAGCATTAGCGGGCCTAACAACAAAATCGTTGGAGGGAATGGCCCTTTCCCTCTCCCTCCTTTTTTCCTAATTACAAACGATTCGACAGTCATTTCTCCGCTTCATTGAGGGCATATTTACAAAACTACTAAGTTCCTCGAGGGCAACACCGTCATttcacaaaagaaaacatcCTCCCTTAAGCATTTTAGCAAACACTTTGACTTCGCGGCTACTGGCCACTTCACTCCGCCTCCCCATCGCGGCTGACCTCCCGCCCGTCCCCTTCGTAGCCGCCGCCCATCTCGCAGATCCGCTCCCACACTTCCGGCAACACGGGCACCACCGACAGCCTGGGCTGCTTCAGGAGCTGGAAACCCCCCTTCCTCAGCCCCTCGTCCCGCTTCAGCTCCTCCAACTCTACGGGACGCCTCATCTCCCCCACCGCCCTCACGTCCACGGCCCCTCCTCCCACTTCCGCGTCCTGGTACCACTCGCGGGTGACCGTCACGACGCCCACGATGCGGCGGGACTTCTGGCCGGAGTGGTAGAAGAAGCAGAGGTCGTCGAGGGACATGGCCTTGAGGTTGTTCTGAGCCTGCCTGTTCCGGACGCCATCCCACTTGGTAGCGCCGCCGTTGGCCGCCTGGTCCTCCCACGACCACTCCCCGGGCTCGGTCTTCAGGAGCCAGTACTGCTTGTCCTTGGCCTTCTTGCCCATTCCGGCCGGTGCGCGGAGGAGACGAATTTTGCTTGGGGGCTGAGGATTTTGGGTTTTGGGGAGGCGGAGAGGAGGGGAAGAGGGAGGAAGCTTAGGTAGGGAGTTCATTAATGGCGGGAAACTAGAAGGATTTTCCCGCCAAATAACAGCCCGTTAATAATTATGCTTAGCAAAAAATTCCATTCACATATAGAAGATTACATTAAATAAtctcttttttccccctttatGTGGAACAAATCGCTTCGATTTCAATAACGAGTTTGTGTCATTCCGAGTTGATCATATTCCTCCCTCAGCCTTTACATCGGATTAAATTCGTCTTATATGAAGTATTTGAAAACCGAAGCTGGATGAAGAGTTTTCATGTAGAATGAGACGATATTATTCCGAGTAAAGAAGCTTGCACAAAATTTGCTTGCTAATCGACTACATTTGGTTAGGATAACAAAAAATGTGGACTTTATTtggttttgaaataataattttactataCTCAATCCTACTTTATATTTTCCTtcattcaacaatataatcattacttttttatatttttttctctaatttaataataatttctctcacatattttttttaaccattattATAACTAACTCCTTTATACTAAAATTTCtcatatcattattttttcatttttctctaattttataataaatcatctcatatattttttcttaacaatTATTATAACTATTTTAAAACAATAAATTTCCTCAACTAATAATAATTCTACTCCGAAACCAAACGTAAATGCAGTTATTAAGTTACTTCTGTTAAAAAAATCCTAAGAAACTCTACGCCCTTTTATACCTATGATTCAATTTcttatataattgaaattttgtcATTAACAATCATCTGCTCATTCAACTAATAACTAAAGTCTAGTAAAAGCAGTAATCATTTCGAGGACCATAAATCAACCACTTAACATTTTAATGCTATGTACCATCTAAGTTTTTTTAGTGCCCAAGGTCAAATGGTCACTCAAAGTCCCATTATTACATGCTGAATGTATCGGATACATATTTGAAGAATGTTCAAAGTTCGTTATCATTGTGATGAATAATAGTATGAATACAACTCAAAGGTCTTCAATTAGAAAACGGTGCAACTTGAACTCAACCCATCACTGTCAACTCCAACTCATTGTTGATTATGATGCTCATCTTGTATTCACCCAAATATTACTATGTATTTTGTGTTTATAAGTTTAAATATCATATAGGGATATGGATCACGAGACCTAATGTGCTCCGATTAAACTAAACTACAAGGAAAAGTACCAAGGGCGACCTTTTTTAGGCGACGCTTTCAAAAGTGTCGTAAAAGGTACGACAAATGTACTTTGGGCGACGCTTTCAAAAAGCGTCACCATAGATCCTACCTGCTGTCACAAAAAAGTCAGCATATGGGTGTCTAAAGCAATGCTTCCCAAAAACATCGACATAGGGGAGATTTATGGTGAcgctttaaaaaaattgaatatatgAGGTCTATGGCGATGCTTTGAAAATCGTCGGCCAAGAGTACTTTTGCAGACACATGGAGGCGTCACCTAAGGTAACCTTATGGTGACGCTTTCTTAAAACGTCGATAAAAAAGGGTCCTTGACAACGGTTTTGAAAGCATCACCATTGGGGGTACCTTGGGCGACGCTTGGAAGGATCACCTAAGGTACCCGAGCCAACCCTTTCAAAAGTGTCGCATAAGGCACCCATTTGCTTGTGCATTTTAGAAGTTGGTAGCTACTGACAACAAGCTGGTAACTTGTTGATAGTAGCTTATATAAATGAGTAGGACCTCTAGTTAGATCTACCGACAAATTGCCAACATGCTATCGGTGCTCCAAAAAAGTATTATGTgtgttaaaagaattttaaaaaatcgtTCGTATTACGTAATACAATCGATTTTTTGAGTATGGATATACCCATACTCGTATCCATCTTTTTGCAGAGAATCCAGTCGATGACGTACTTCACAAGTAGCTTGTCTCAAGTATTATGTCCCGAGGAATATTCCTCTTAACATCGAATCGATTCCCTCGAAATGGGTGTTAGAATAattcataatatatacatacatacacacaaaCATATATGAGCGtgtaatacatatatacatgtacacATAACTAGAATACAGATCATAAAAAATACTACTTTTAAGAATATTTGATGGATactagaaaataaatatgaaagttGATAAAGTAATTATTCTTGTGTTGTCGGGCTATCAAGGGCAAAGTTTTGTTTTCAATCACTTATATAAAAGAGCGAATTAAATTTACTAACAACATATCGTCAATATGTTGTCACATGTCCCCTTTATTTGCTTTGAGTCGAGTCGAATCGCAAATAAGTAATGAGTAGTTTGTGTCACTTGAACATATTTGATATTTCATTCAAGTTCAAGCTCAAGCTCAATCGCTTATATAGTTGTTAAAAATACGATAATTGAGATTGGCGGAACCGAGCAACGGAGGATATTGCACTGGTTGAGGGTTGATCGCTTGAACACGTGAAATTGAGTTAAGGTTTTGAATGGATtcggtattttttttttttcccatattACTCATATTATCGAGTGCTTCGGTTGAGTTGACTTGATGACTTTGTTCAAATGCTTCCGAGGTATTATAACCATTCGGTAATGAATGATTGACTTTAAGTCTTATTGGATGCCTGTAACTTTTAAAACAAGTGGCAAATATATGTCATGTAAGCACATGCCTTGAAGGGTGTAACATGATAATGTTGGTGGGAAAGATACATTGAAGAAAATCAATCGAATTTTGTAGTTATATTAAGATTTTTTATTCCTTACAATATGATTTATGGTTTAAGGAGAAAGAATGCATTTTTGCGTTTGTCGCCATCTACGGACTTAACATGTTGAGGCTTCGATTGGGTCAAAATACGTTCGGAATCGAAATTAGAATGCTTAATTCTAATTGTCAATATTTAGTTTGAGGGAAATCGAAATTCCATTCCCCTTAACATCGGAACCAATTCCCCCAAAATGGGGAATgagaattattataattatacgtattatatatatacattacaGGTACTTTTTgttggtatatatatatatatatatatatatatatatatatgaacgtgtaatattataatatatatacaagaaTACTGATTGTAAAaacaatatattaatatatacaataCTACTTTTAAGGATATATGATGGATActacaaatataaatttatttttttataaaaattattcaaagtgtttaaaagataaaaaatgtactaattaaaagaaataaaaatttgttaATAAGtatcaatataattaaatgtAGAAGATCGACGAATGTGGAAGGATAGCATAGATGGTAACACGCGTGGGCGCTCGGGGGGACAACTCAAGTTTGATTCTCACAATGCACAGGTCTATGGGGAATTCTTCGACAGGGAGGTGGAGAGCACATTCTCCCGTCATGTGGAGCGCAACCGCTCGGGCCTGTGCACTGAAAAACGTCGCCATAGGGGGGGGTCTAGGGCGAAGTTTTCAGAAAACTTCGCAAGGACTTCAAATGACTGGACAAGCGGGAACGTTTTTCGAAAATGTCGCGAACCCTATGGTGATGGAAAAAAGAGTCACCCCAGGTTCGAAAAACCATCGTCCTATGTCATGTTTTTAGTAGTATAAGTTTGAGCATAGTCAATTTATTAAAGAATAAAActcaatatttataaaattcgaACTCGATATCTTATATAAAGGAATATAAATTGTATCGTcttattatgcatgtcttaTTGTCAATATCCCACTAACAATTATCGCAAATATTAgtgaaaattcagaaaaagaGAATCAAATTCATAACCATTGTGTGTAGACAACTAATATATCACATCAACCTTATTTGTGCATGGACTTCTAAATTCTAATTTGCAGTTGGAGGATGtcataaaatattaatggGTTCCTACTCATATATGCTGTCCCTTCTTGTCGTGGTCCCCCATTTTCACTGAGATTGTTCATCATCAAGCACATAAGCAACGTCATCCGTATGCCCCGTAAGATCTCTCATGTTCGTACAGTGTTTCTTTGTTCTTATCTTATGTGTTAATTGTTATAATGGAGCTTCTTTtaatctctatatatatttaaaattggcATGAACTAATCTGACATCTGTTTTGTTTTTCGACTTAATTCACaagaaataatattaataaataggTCGTCTAACAATTATGCgtgaagaaaaatggaaaatctcaatcacaataaaaaaaaaaggaggaagaaaagcttaaaaaatgtaaaataataaCTAAATCAAAGACTCCACTGTCTCCCGATTTTGTTAATCAGTCTGCAAAattgtttgatttttctctgatgaacattttcttatattatttgaCACCGTGATATATATGATCACACTATACACAGATTTAAACGAATTTGGCTGTCATTGATCATTATTTTAGGGGGAACATCAGGAGAGCATAATTGATTGCAATGCACATGCTCAAgcaaaattttcattgttcCATTCAACAAATACCTTCGAAGTTGACGAGAaggaataaatataaaagatcaattaataatataagcAGATAGGAATTACATTTTGAATCTCCATTAGCTGTTTGGGATCAGGGCCCGTCGTTGACCATGCCAAATGCACACGTAAAAAtctaaaaagttaaaaaaataatcacaaatcaattataatttattataatatgtaaaaaCTGGAGAGGGATATAAGCCATGCACGGCACCACtttttttgcaaatttgaGCTCGTAATTGTTGcttagagaatttaatatcaataatgaaattatgatcatttttaataattatattgcaAAAAAACTTCTCGAGTTCtaagaatattaaatattttctcaagAAATTGAAGAATTTTATCAATTCACGAATATATGTTCAAAACAGTCTTTTAAAAAGAAGTTTTTCGATAAATTAGTAGGTTTTTCTACCTAGCTAGTTAtaccataatatatatattttttttgctgcttgGAATACCATAAATTTGTGGGGAGATTGGAATTTCAGATGCTGCATGAAATATAAAGTCGTATAGAATCTTTCTGACTTCCTCCAAGACCTagcaaaatgaaatttataaaaacgaaataaataaatattttatgagcTAAGCAAACCATATGAATTACGTAAGATGCATGCGATGAGTGCTTTATGCATCGACCAGGCTACatatataaagatatatacagataaattaattaattgcaatttGACTTCGATTTTATAGCcaaaaagacatttttttttccattggAACAGAAAGAGACAAAATTACGGAAAATAGTTGGTTTGGTTAAAATCCAATCAGATATATATGACTGGTTAACCTCTTCAAAATTATATGCCTAATATTTATTGGCAAACtagcatttctttttttaaggtAATCTTCATGACATGGatatttatgtataaaaaagaaatgtcAACTTCATCTAAGTTATACATATAcgaaaactaattttttttggggagaTATACagaatatttttctattaagGGATTAGAAGAGAATATAATTAGCTTTCATTGTGTTTTAGGTGGACACGCTACATGTAAATTAAGCATGTGACAACATATAATTTGTCCATTGCGCTCAAGCTTGCATGGCGTTGTCTTAGATATACTTGTGATAATGATCACGTTAGACCTTTactagaaaatttaataataatattcctTGTTGAGTTTATGCTAGAAACTTTTCACCCTAACTTTGCAAGGCCAAGAGTTGTAGTTTGACTTTATATGTTAACTTCGAACAAAAGAAGGCTAGAGTTCTAGAAGCAACACGATCTCGCATTACTTAGGTTCATATGAACTCATATCATTCCATAGCTATAACAATATAACACGAAAAGTTCGATAATACAAACATATATGTAATaccattaatttttcatgaacCGATACATGCGAAACTCATACGTGTGAGACCTTCAAAATGTGACAGGTATCACGTATATGAATGTATTACAGACTTCCCCAGATCCAATAGCGCCTGACGAAAAGCGGAGAAAATATACTTGCTCTAGTAAAATCTCAGTGAACAGATTCTGATATAGACGAACCAGTGAAACTctatattttgtatatatgaaaagtaaaaaata from Punica granatum isolate Tunisia-2019 chromosome 2, ASM765513v2, whole genome shotgun sequence includes the following:
- the LOC116194573 gene encoding thymocyte nuclear protein 1, producing MNSLPKLPPSSPPLRLPKTQNPQPPSKIRLLRAPAGMGKKAKDKQYWLLKTEPGEWSWEDQAANGGATKWDGVRNRQAQNNLKAMSLDDLCFFYHSGQKSRRIVGVVTVTREWYQDAEVGGGAVDVRAVGEMRRPVELEELKRDEGLRKGGFQLLKQPRLSVVPVLPEVWERICEMGGGYEGDGREVSRDGEAE